In a single window of the Myxococcales bacterium genome:
- a CDS encoding class I SAM-dependent methyltransferase, translating to MADSDSRAGDRYATRPILDWCVEVHAAHDDALARAFATPAGVPAIMVGPSEGQLVALLCRLAGVRRAVEVGTLVGYSALHLARALPPDGHLWTIEFERAHAELARANLAAAGVAAKVTVCDGAGTAVLPTLEDHGPFDAVFIDADKVNYHHYGRWAVANLRPGGILLGDNAYLFGELLDDSDRGRAMREFHQIVAASCDSVCIPTPDGLVLGIKR from the coding sequence ATGGCCGACTCCGACTCCCGCGCCGGGGACCGCTACGCCACGCGGCCGATCCTCGACTGGTGCGTCGAGGTCCACGCCGCCCACGACGACGCGCTCGCCCGCGCGTTCGCGACCCCGGCCGGCGTGCCGGCGATCATGGTCGGCCCGTCCGAGGGCCAGCTCGTCGCGCTCCTGTGCCGGCTCGCGGGCGTGCGTCGCGCGGTCGAGGTCGGCACGCTGGTCGGCTACTCGGCCCTGCACCTCGCGCGGGCCCTGCCGCCCGACGGCCACCTGTGGACGATCGAGTTCGAGCGCGCCCACGCCGAGCTGGCCCGGGCCAACCTGGCCGCGGCCGGCGTCGCGGCCAAGGTCACGGTCTGCGACGGCGCCGGCACCGCGGTGCTGCCGACGCTCGAGGATCACGGCCCGTTCGACGCCGTGTTCATCGACGCCGACAAGGTCAACTACCACCACTACGGCCGCTGGGCGGTGGCCAACCTGCGCCCGGGCGGCATCCTCCTGGGCGACAACGCCTACCTCTTCGGCGAGCTGCTCGACGACAGCGACCGCGGCCGCGCGATGCGCGAGTTCCACCAGATCGTCGCCGCGAGCTGTGACTCGGTGTGCATCCCGACCCCGGACGGGCTGGTGCTGGGGATCAAGCGTTGA
- a CDS encoding NAD-dependent epimerase/dehydratase family protein, producing MVLVTGGAGFIGSHTVDRLVGGGHRVVVLDDLRTGKRANLAHHGALTFASGAPVELVVADVSHGLFAPLAAITAAHGPIARIIHLAAQVSVVHSLANPLVDVAVNYVGTVQVLEYARATGVGKVVFASSAAVYGDTALVPVPEDAPCRPLSPYGVDKLASELMMRAYASTHGLASTPLRFFNVYGPRQDPSSPYSGVISIFADRARAGRPITIFGDGAQTRDFVYVGDVARAIVTAAMTDGGDGSAMNVGTGRETTVRELAETVVGLAGTGVTITHAPARAGEIVRSLAQVTRATAALGVTAEVTLRDGLAATLASLG from the coding sequence CTGGTCCTGGTCACCGGCGGCGCCGGCTTCATCGGCTCGCACACGGTCGATCGCCTCGTCGGCGGTGGCCACCGGGTCGTCGTCCTCGACGATCTCCGCACCGGCAAGCGGGCCAACCTGGCCCACCACGGCGCGCTCACCTTCGCCAGCGGCGCGCCGGTCGAGCTGGTCGTGGCCGACGTGAGCCACGGGCTGTTCGCGCCCCTCGCGGCGATCACCGCCGCGCACGGGCCGATCGCCCGGATCATCCACCTGGCCGCGCAGGTCTCGGTCGTCCACTCGCTGGCCAACCCGCTGGTCGACGTCGCGGTCAACTACGTCGGCACCGTCCAGGTGCTCGAGTACGCGCGCGCGACCGGCGTCGGCAAGGTCGTGTTCGCGTCGTCGGCCGCGGTCTACGGCGACACCGCGCTGGTGCCGGTGCCCGAGGACGCGCCGTGCCGACCGCTGTCGCCGTACGGCGTCGACAAGCTCGCGAGCGAGCTGATGATGCGCGCGTACGCCTCGACCCACGGCCTGGCGTCGACGCCGCTCCGGTTCTTCAACGTCTACGGCCCGCGCCAGGATCCGTCGAGCCCGTACTCGGGCGTGATCTCGATCTTCGCCGACCGGGCCCGGGCCGGCCGGCCGATCACGATCTTCGGCGACGGCGCCCAGACCCGCGACTTCGTCTACGTCGGTGACGTCGCGCGCGCGATCGTCACCGCGGCCATGACCGACGGCGGCGACGGCAGCGCGATGAACGTCGGCACCGGGCGCGAGACCACGGTGCGCGAGCTGGCCGAGACGGTCGTGGGCCTGGCCGGCACCGGCGTGACGATCACGCACGCGCCGGCCCGCGCCGGCGAGATCGTGCGGTCGCTCGCCCAGGTCACGCGCGCCACCGCCGCGCTCGGGGTGACGGCCGAGGTGACGCTGCGCGACGGGCTGGCGGCGACGCTCGCGAGCCTGGGCTAG